The following coding sequences are from one Triticum aestivum cultivar Chinese Spring chromosome 5A, IWGSC CS RefSeq v2.1, whole genome shotgun sequence window:
- the LOC123103185 gene encoding transcription initiation factor TFIID subunit 13: protein MQNPGGNHPAPAAAAPGKSKSSAQGAVVASGHSHQPSPATPAAAKSKSSATAGASGHCHHSSPSMPVVGKPKPSAHALAPGQASISHQPHSVSVADAAASSLKRKRSVFQKDLQHMMYGFGDDPNPLPETVALVEDIVVEYVTDLVHKAENVASKRGKLLTEDFLYLIRKDMRKLHRSTELLSMNEELKQARKAFDVNEETLVVTNE from the exons ATGCAGAACCCTGGCGGCAATCATCCTGCTCCAGCCGCAGCAGCGCCGGGCAAGTCCAAGTCGTCTGCGCAGGGTGCGGTAGTGGCCTCGGGCCATAGCCATCAGCCCTCCCCAGCCACGCCTGCGGCTGCCAAGTCCAAGTCCTCGGCCACGGCAGGGGCCTCCGGCCACTGTCATCACTCCTCCCCGTCCATGCCTGTGGTGGGCAAGCCCAAGCCCTCAGCGCATGCCTTGGCACCGGGCCAGGCGTCCATTTCTCACCAACCACACTCCGTCAGCGTTGCTGATGCAGCTGCATCGAGCCTTAAGCGCAAGCGTAGCGTCTTCCAGAAAGACC TGCAGCACATGATGTATGGGTTTGGGGACGATCCAAAT CCACTTCCTGAAACAGTTGCACTTGTGGAGGACATTGTTGTAGAATATGTTACTGACCTC GTCCACAAGGCTGAGAATGTGGCTTCAAAGAGGGGAAAGCTCTTGACAGAGGATTTTCTTTACCTTATCAGAAAG GATATGCGGAAATTGCACCGCTCTACTGAGTtactctccatgaatgaagagctcAAGCAAGCAAGGAAAGCATTTGATGTGAATGAAGAAACACTAGTAGTAACTAACGAGTGA